The window AAGTGATTTTCACTACCGCCCATGACGATCACGCCATTCGCGCCATCAAACATGATGCATTTTACTATTTGTTGAAGCCTATAGAAATACTAGAATTAAAATCAGCCTTGATCAAATTCGAGACAAGGCAGGAAGAAGCCGCTATGTCATCAAAACTTGATCAGGTTATTCCTCAAAAAAAAGATAACAATCTTGTCAAATTTACTACACTAGAATTTGAGCATTTTCTGCACAAGGATGAAATTTTATATATAAAAGGAGAGAAAAACTATTCTTATATATATCTCGAAAACGCTAAAACAATTTTAATATCCAAAAACCTAAAAAGTATTGAAGAGCAGTTGGCCGATGAACGGTTTATAAGAGTCCATCAAAGTTTCTTGGTCAATGGGAAATTTATTGATAAATATGATAAGAAGAATAACTTCCTCCATTTAAAAAACGAGGAAAAAATATCAGTTTCTATCCGAATGAGGACTAATATCTTTAAATATTTTGAATAGAATCATTCAGTTCTTCTTTTTTCTTTGCCTGCTCCTCCCCTTTTTGAGCACGGCGCAGCAATACCCGACATATCAATACACCACTTTGAATGGCTTGCCAAATAATGCAGTCAGAGCGCTATATGTAGATTCAAGGGGTTTGCTTTGGGTTGGTACAGAAAATGGGATTTCCGTAAAGGAAAATGGTAAATTTCTAAACTTCTTTACCGATGATGGTTTGGCTTTTGGAAGCTGCTGGGCAATAGCTGAAGATAGTAAAGGTCAAATGTGGTTTGGAAGTTATGGCGGTGGAGTTTCCAAATTTGATGGAGAAAGATTCACTTCTTTTCCATTAGATTCTGGTCTAATTGACGCTAGAATTAGACACTTTTTCCCATACAAGGAAAAGATTTTTGTCGGGACAGAAAACGGTCTTTCTATCATCGATATCGAAACAGACAAGATCAAACCTTTAGAGAAAAGTCTCTTAAATAGTCCTCAAAGTTATATTTCAGGTTTCTTTTTGCATGAAGGAATGCTCTACTATACGACCTATGGAATGGGGATTTATCGTTTAGATCCTGAATTGATCGAACCGCAAATCGAGAAAGTCAGTGAACATCAATTGATTTATGCCATAGGATTGAATGGGTCTCAAATTTACTTAAGTAATAAAGGTCATATTGATGAATTTGAAATCAAAGATCTAATTGCGGGTAAGAAACCACTTCGATCTTTCGGTCAGTCCATCGTTTGGGATTACTTAAATGCAGGGACAAATCAATTTTATCTAGCTGCTTGGGGGATTTATGCCAATAATGGAGGCGTTTATACCCTTGAAAAAGAATTTTTGAAACCCATGTCGCAAATTTTCGGTGTTGATGCAACAGACATCAATTCAATGACATATCTTGCAGATAAACAGAAGCTTTATCTCGGATCCTTGAATAGCGGGGTATATGCTGTGAACCTTGATAAAAATATCATTTATCATAACTTTGAAGAGAAAGAGGTCTTAGATTTTTCATTCGAAAAAAATCAAAAAGCGATTCTCCATGAAGGTGGACTTTCTATCACAAGTTTTGATGGTAAGCCGATCAAAAGTCTAAGTAAATCCGAGCTCAAAAAAGTAGTAGATGAATATGTCAAACTTAACAAAAGCAAGCTTCCGAAGTACGAAGATGATTTTTATGAATTGGACTATCAGACAGCTGCTGAAGATGTCCTTTTTTACGAATTGAAGTTTAATCAAAATAGCTATTGGGTCAGTAGCAATATTGGGGTTTTTCAAATTGATCTTACTGGTCGAATTCTTATTTACGTCCCTGTTCATACATTCAAAATGGGATTTACCCCAGAAGGGAAATTTATAGAAACCAACCCTTATGGTGGAGTCCGTATTTATGAGAATTTAGGTCAAATGGATTACAGCTATTTTCCTTATCAAAACCAGCCCAACACCCCTACCAATGTAACCCGTATTTTGGAATATGGAGGAAAAACCTATTTCTCTTCAGTATTTGAAGGATTATTTCATTATGATAAAGAAGGTTTCTACTCTTACAAAAATTCTGGAAAACTTGAGATATCCAAAATCAAGCAAATGCACATTACCAAAGAAGGGAAGTTGATTTTAGCAACGGAATTTGATTCGATTTATGTGGCTGAGGATCGAAATGGGCTAAAAATTCTAGAAACCATCGATAGGAATAAAATTCTCGGAAAGACGGTTCTATTTCTTGAATCTTATCAGGATCACTTGCTG is drawn from Belliella baltica DSM 15883 and contains these coding sequences:
- a CDS encoding LytR/AlgR family response regulator transcription factor, which encodes MYKVVLVDDETHAQDLLSKMIHHVFPGKYDIIATCHSVDEAVEKIRNEEPDLLFLDVNMPQKNGFDLLDELGSFDFEVIFTTAHDDHAIRAIKHDAFYYLLKPIEILELKSALIKFETRQEEAAMSSKLDQVIPQKKDNNLVKFTTLEFEHFLHKDEILYIKGEKNYSYIYLENAKTILISKNLKSIEEQLADERFIRVHQSFLVNGKFIDKYDKKNNFLHLKNEEKISVSIRMRTNIFKYFE
- a CDS encoding sensor histidine kinase, producing MNRIIQFFFFLCLLLPFLSTAQQYPTYQYTTLNGLPNNAVRALYVDSRGLLWVGTENGISVKENGKFLNFFTDDGLAFGSCWAIAEDSKGQMWFGSYGGGVSKFDGERFTSFPLDSGLIDARIRHFFPYKEKIFVGTENGLSIIDIETDKIKPLEKSLLNSPQSYISGFFLHEGMLYYTTYGMGIYRLDPELIEPQIEKVSEHQLIYAIGLNGSQIYLSNKGHIDEFEIKDLIAGKKPLRSFGQSIVWDYLNAGTNQFYLAAWGIYANNGGVYTLEKEFLKPMSQIFGVDATDINSMTYLADKQKLYLGSLNSGVYAVNLDKNIIYHNFEEKEVLDFSFEKNQKAILHEGGLSITSFDGKPIKSLSKSELKKVVDEYVKLNKSKLPKYEDDFYELDYQTAAEDVLFYELKFNQNSYWVSSNIGVFQIDLTGRILIYVPVHTFKMGFTPEGKFIETNPYGGVRIYENLGQMDYSYFPYQNQPNTPTNVTRILEYGGKTYFSSVFEGLFHYDKEGFYSYKNSGKLEISKIKQMHITKEGKLILATEFDSIYVAEDRNGLKILETIDRNKILGKTVLFLESYQDHLLIGTEQGLNIYHKGNVSVLDDEQGLIHMLFKTAKVIDDLLYIGTTRGYYTLHLPSILEPETNQFQLAVSYIEINQEPVPEEDYSWFTYKYDQLRLPHDKNTILLKFKAVGSKYPEKLMYRYRLTYDDEWSPFSPEPQFFLSYLPAGTYQIEVEVYDQYTGQTSIFTLFDLQILRPYYQNPWVISLFIMLIIGLAFLIYKARIRKLKREEAIRLDIQMQLSETKLEALRSQMNPHFIFNAINSIQYYILNNDVDLALEFIGKFSKLIRKTLSNSSQAYISLSEEINYLETYIEIENERMGGRVDWSIEVEEGLEIKNVDISPMLLQPIIENVFVHAFPHNHPNPVLRIIFSKEDEQMLRCTVKDNGVGIKKVKTNQLRESKGMELVNKRIALIFGAEKQFIEVVSSESGTEIQIQIPNKSINS